The DNA window TCCACCAGCAGGTATTTGCCACCGTCATACAGCGTCAGCGCCCGGCCTTCTTTTAGCCAGCGCGGTATTTCCGGTTCCAGCATATATTCCGCCCCGGGATATACTGCAAGGGGTATGTTATGGGTTTGCAGCACGCCACGCAATTCCTGCACCGCAGCCAATATTTTTTCCCGGGTGTTATTATACACACCGGTCATAACATGAGGAGTGGCCACCACCGCTTTAATACCACCGGCCACGGCACAGCGGGCCATTTCCAGTGATTCCTCCGTGTCCCGGGAACCGTCATCCAGACCGGGAAGTATGTGTATATGTAAATCAATCATTGACATACCTCGCCATTTGCTGCAGCATTTCTTTGCGCAGCTGGCTTTTTTGTTCCTTATAATGCTTTTCCGCCCGGTCGGCCATATCAGTGGACAATCCCTGGGCCTGCAGTTCGGCCCGCATATTACCCAGAACTCTGTTGAAGCTGCGATCGGCTTCCTTCTCCAACTGTTTTCCGGCGTCCACATACGCAAGGGCCAACCGGCCGATGGAGATATCCTTTTGCCCCTTTTGGACGGCAATGTAGTCCGCTTTGGCGGATTCCACCAAACGGTTTATCTCCTGGCGGTACCGGGCTTCCATGGTTGAAAATATTTTTGTGTATGTATTCTCAATAATAGCTTTTTTTTCTGTCTTGTTTAACTCCGGGTCATAGGATATGTTTACATTCCCCGCAGGAGTAAATGTGACATAACTTGGCCAGTCCAGCTCCTTTATTTCCACATCCCAACCCGGCCTGACATCACCGCCGGGGGTAGTGCCCGTAGGGTCTTCTCCCGCGGGATTATATGAAATAGGTTGAAAATCGCTCCTGCCCAGCAGGCTTGCAGCGACAACAACAGCTATACACACCAAAGCACCGGTAAGTATTACCCAACCAGCTTTTGATTGGGGCCATATTTTCTTTTTGCGCTTCTTCCTTTTGCGCAAAGGCAATAAACCACCCCCGGCTTGGTCACAAAATATAGTACAGTTTTATATATTTCAACATGGATTCTGCAACTCCTGCAGCATTTTCCCCGGGGTCAGGCTTAAAGTTTGTTAAAGTAACCGTAGTGTTTGATAATGTAATATGGAGTGGTGCGGGGGAATGGGGGTAAATAAAGCTGCCTCCCGCGGTTGTTGCGCGGGAGGCTGGTTGTCTCGCTAGTCTTAACATTACCCGTAAATTGCAGGAATTATTTCTGGGCAGGTAGTATTATTTCTACTTCAACTGTTTCTTTATCTTTGTTTTCACCGTATATAGTGATTTTAATGTCATTTGCCACTTTTAACAGTGTCCTCAGTGACTGCAAGCTTATACCTGGTTCTCCGGTATCAAGTGGCCCCAGTAAGTTCTTCACTGTAGTACTTGCCACGCCTTGATTAAAGTTAATCTCTCTAGTCTCACCCATTATGGTAATGCTGGCCCTGGTGGCGTTTTGAGTTGCCCTGACGGTCAATTCAGTAAACATGTCCGTATCATTATAACCGGTTAGATCCACCGTAAATACATTATTTACGCCCGACACCGTTTCTTGCCGGTCATCAACCACAAATGTTACGGAGTTTACCTTTAATTTGGGCTCTTTCTGGTCATTGGAATCTCCTCCGGAGACTCCACCGGAACCATCGCCGCCAATCTTAATAACTTCGCCATCAAAAGAAGCCTTAATATCACCTACATTATGATTCCCTACACCCTTCACTTCCAACTTATCCTTCACAACCACCGGCTTTTCATCTTTATTATCGGGATCGGTAGCCCGGACTTTATATGTTTTGTTGGGGTAAACCGGCACCTTAAACTTTCCATCGTTATCAGTAACGGTAACGAACGTAGGATTAGTTGTAAAGTACATGGTGGTTTTCTTTACCGGTCGGTTGTTATCATCCAATAGTTCACCACTAAGCACAGCTGCTTTGGTAAGGAGTAAATCCACCCGTGTCATTTTTTGTTCAACAATAGTTATATCATTATTGAAAGATACTTCCCAGTCTGTAACAGCTGTAATATCGTATTTTCCGGGCTCCAACTTGATTTTAAAGTTGCCCTCACTGTCGGTTTCGATTTCTTTGAGCACTTCATAGCTATTAGCTTTAAATATATTTACTGCAGCGTTTTTTACTGGCTGGCCGTTATAAGTAACCGTACCCTCCAAACCGGTCTCCAGCAACGGTTTGGGTTCAACCGGTTTTGTCACGCCTGGTACATATTCTAGAGCACGGTCCAGGGATACTACAGCTTCGGCACGGGTAATGCTCTTCAGCGGCATAAATTTGTTATCAGGCATCCCGCGCATCAGCCCTGTTTTGACAACAGCGCCAACATTACCCCGGGACCATTCGGAAATTTGAGCCGTATCCGCAAATACGCTTAGCCCTTCGGTGGTGGTTTCAATGTCCAGTAACCTGACCAAAATACTGGCTACTTCCTGGCGGGTAATGGGGTTATTGGGTTTGAAGGTACCGTCTGCATATCCACCTATGTAACCGGCAGCTTTGGCGGCCGCCACTTCACTGGCGTACCAATCACTGGATTTGACGTCACTAAAACTGACTGCTGCTTCCTTTTTATCAATATGGAAGGCACGGTTGGTCAAGGCCACAAATTCAGCCCTGCTTACTTGTTGGTTGGGTTTGAAGGTGCCGTCGGCGTACCCGCCGGCCAGGCCGTTTTCGGCCCACTTGTTGATTTGGCCCTCGGCCCAGTGGTTATTTACGTCTTTGAAACCAGCCGCAAATGCATATCCGGAAACAGCTAACAGCATAAACATCGTTAAGAATACAGTCAAGTATTTCCTACCATACATCAACAAAAATCCTCCCTTTCAAATTAGTTGCACATTATTTTTAGTTGGCTATTTATAGATTCTCTGTAAATAATGTTATTCCCTGCACTCGCATGCATTTGTTATCGGCCCAATAAAAACGCCCCGCTACTATAAATAACGGGGCTAAGCAGTACAATATTTATTTCTCCACATCCACCGTGTAAACAGTTTGATTAGCAGGGTTCTTCTTATCTTTGACGATTACCACCAAGTCGTTACCAACCTTTTCACTTACGTTAATCATCAACTGGCTAAGGTTGACAGTATTTAATATTTCCTTTTTGCTATCGGAGCCAAGTTCATCCAGGTAGACATATACCTTCATAGCCATGGCCGCTATAGTAGTCGTGCCTGCATGTTCGGTGATGGCATTAATTATTGCTTTCTCATTGATAGCGTCAATAATGGCGTCCTTTTTACTGGATGATTTTATAGTTTCATACAGCGCAGTAATGTTTACAGCGTTGTAAAAGGCTTCTCTACATTCCGATTTTGCAATATTGTCCAAGGTATTTACATAATCATCAACTAAATCTTCTACGGCAATATTATCTCCGGCACAGGTGTTATACTTTTCGACTGCAGGCCGTAAAATATCTTTTATCTTTGCCTTGGTATTTGTGTCGGCGGCATTGTTAATTGCGGGAATGTTCAATGCTTCAATTATAGCTTTTCTGCCCTGTTCAGATATATTTTCATCATTGTTTGCTATTATCGCAATCTCGTTCACGACCTCAGCATAGAATTCATCTTTATTAAAATTAGACGATCTTTTAATAGCCTCAAAAAGACTACTAAACTCCACAGCATCCAACACATCCTGGTGACTTAACCCCGCTCCAAGCAGTGCAGCTGCAGTTGTTGCAATATTAAAACCTGATATACTGTTGCCCAAGCTAAGATCATTAGAACCATTTATAAAATCCCAACTACCAAGCTTACTACCATTAAGGTTTATTTCTAAAGTGCTATTACCGGAAGGTGAATATAGTTCAATTTCCAAATCCGAAAATTTGCTTGGTTCTTTATCTATAATAATCTTTTTATTTTGCTGATCAACCGTTCCATTGGTAATACTTTCAATATAAGGTTTGTAAGGTTTTATGTTATATTCAAAGGTTTCCACATGGCTGTTCTTCATATTATCTTTGATAGCTAATGCTTTAATGGTAGTATCTGATGTTATAACAATCGGTGCTTCATATAGGATTCTATGTTTAGGCGCATTGGGGTTTTTACCGTCCGTGGTG is part of the Desulfallas thermosapovorans DSM 6562 genome and encodes:
- a CDS encoding S-layer homology domain-containing protein — encoded protein: MYGRKYLTVFLTMFMLLAVSGYAFAAGFKDVNNHWAEGQINKWAENGLAGGYADGTFKPNQQVSRAEFVALTNRAFHIDKKEAAVSFSDVKSSDWYASEVAAAKAAGYIGGYADGTFKPNNPITRQEVASILVRLLDIETTTEGLSVFADTAQISEWSRGNVGAVVKTGLMRGMPDNKFMPLKSITRAEAVVSLDRALEYVPGVTKPVEPKPLLETGLEGTVTYNGQPVKNAAVNIFKANSYEVLKEIETDSEGNFKIKLEPGKYDITAVTDWEVSFNNDITIVEQKMTRVDLLLTKAAVLSGELLDDNNRPVKKTTMYFTTNPTFVTVTDNDGKFKVPVYPNKTYKVRATDPDNKDEKPVVVKDKLEVKGVGNHNVGDIKASFDGEVIKIGGDGSGGVSGGDSNDQKEPKLKVNSVTFVVDDRQETVSGVNNVFTVDLTGYNDTDMFTELTVRATQNATRASITIMGETREINFNQGVASTTVKNLLGPLDTGEPGISLQSLRTLLKVANDIKITIYGENKDKETVEVEIILPAQK